The window ATGTAGTTTTCGGGATCCTTGTCGTCCTGCCCCACATACAGGATGAAGGGCGCGTTGACGCCGACCTTGCGCAGCTTCGCCATTTCGGCGGCAAGTGCGGACTTGTCCTTGATCGCCTTGATCCCGGCAATCGTAGGCTGGAGCGGCTTGATGCCCAGCGCGTCGACCATCTTTTCGTCGGTGAAGCTGGCATACATGTCGCCGATGCGGCTGCCGGGGGCCTTCGAGACCTGCTCGAGAATCTCGTGGCTGCGCGCGATCGACAGTTCGTCGAGAACCGAGAACATGCCGAAGTTCGAACGATCCGACGGGATCGGCGTATTCTTCGTCCAGGTGCCGTTGGCGTAACCGTAGAAATCGTCGCCGGGGGCGATCGACTTGTCCATGCCGGCCGCATCGAAGCCGAAGCTGCCATAGACCGGCTTTCTGTCGGCGGGCGCAGCGGCGGTCGCGGCAATTGCCGGCGAAACCGCGGACGCAAGCATCGTGCTCGCGGCCAACGCGATCAGGAACGTTTTCATCGGGAACCTCTGTATTATCTTGCTATGACGGTTGGCTAAGCCCGCCGCCGCGCAAGATCAACCCCGATGATGACCGTGTTCGTCGTAATGATCCGGGTGGGCGCGCTGGTGCGCGGCCTCGATCCGCTGGCGGGTGCGCAGGGTCCACTTATGCGCGATCCACCAGCGCCAGAAGAAGGCCGCCGCCAGATAGCCGACCGCCGCGCAGACGACCGAGATCACGAACAGCCCCAGCACCAAAGCGGGCGCGGCCGAGGAGGCGAGCCAGCCGAGCCATTCGCCGATCGACGCGCCCTGTTCGATCATCACCATCACCGTGCCGACATCGGCGGTCGAATGGATGAAGTGATTGCCGACGATCAGCGACAGATAGAGGATGAAGGGCGTCGTCGCGGGGTTCGACAGGAACGTCCCCGCCACCGCGATCGGCACGTTCGCACGGCACGGCAAAGCGAGCAGGCACGCGCCGATGATCTGCAGCCCCGGGATCATCAGGAAGATGCCGACGATCAGCCCCAGCGCCACGCCGCGCGGCACCGAACGGCGGGTGAAGCGCCACAAAGCCGGTTCGAGCACGCGATGCGCGAACGGACGCAACCAGCGCACCTCCTCCAGCGATTCCCGCGTCGGCGCGTGCTTGCGCCACCAGCCGCCGATCCGCGCGAACATCAGCCGCGATCGCGCAGCAGGCGTTGCTGCTCGCGCTTCCAGTCGCGCTGCTTCTCGGTATCGCGCTTGTCGTGCAGCTTCTTGCCCTTGGCGAGCGCGAGTTCGACCTTCGCGCGGCCGCGCCCGTTGAAATAGACCATCAGCGGGATCAGCGTCATGCCCTCGCGCGTCACGGCATTGCGCATCTTTTCGATCTGCCGTTCGCGCAGCAGCAGCTTGCGGGGGCGCTTCGGTTCATGGTTGAAGCGGTTGCCGTGGCTGAATTCGGGAACGTTGGCGTTGACCAACCACACCTCCCCATCCTTCACCTCGGCATAGCTTTCCGCGATCGACCCTTCGCCGAAGCGCAAAGATTTCACCTCGGTTCCGGTCAGCGCGATCCCGGCCTCGAAGAATTCCTCGAGGAAATATTCGTACCGCGCGCGCCGGTTCTCGGCGACGATCTTGGTCTTTTCGAATTCGGGAGGATGCGGGCGGGCCATATTATCTCAACAGATGGGAGCGCAGGGCGCTCACACCAACCCCGCATGTGCCAGCGCCGCGTCGACGGCCTTGCGGCTCGCCTCGGACGGCCAGGTCATCGGCATGCGCAGCTCGTTCGGGAAATCGGGATAGACACGGGTGAGCGCATATTTGATCGGGCCGGGTGAAGCGTCGGTGAACAACGCGGCATGGAGCGGAAAGAGCCGGTCCTGCAGCGCCAGCGCATCGGCCCAGCGCCCTTCGGCGCAGGCGGCCTGGAAATCGGCGGTCAGCTTCGGCGCGACATTGGCCGTGACCGAGATGCAGCCCTTGCCGCCCATCGCCATGAAGCCCAGCGCCATATCGTCATTGCCCGACAGCTGGCAGAAATCGGGGCCGCACGACGCGCGCTGCGCCGAGACGCGCTCGACCTTGCCGCTGGCATCCTTGATGCCGATGATCGTCGGCAGTTCGGCGAGCTTGCCCAAGGTTTCGGGCAGGATGTCGGTCACGGTACGCGCGGGCACGTTATAGACCACGATCGGCAGATCGTTGTTCGCCGCCAGATAGCGATAATGGGCGAGAATGCCGTCCTGATTGGGGCGGTTATAATAAGGCAGCACGACCAGAGCCGCCGCAGCACCCGCCGCCTTGGCATGATTCATATGTTCGAGCGCGACCATCGTGTCGTTCGAACCGCAGCCGGCGATCACGGGCACGCGGCCCTTCGCCTGATCGATGCAGACCCGGACGACATGATTATGTTCCTCGATCGACATCGTGGCACTTTCGCCCGTCGTGCCGCACGGCACGAGCGCCGAAGAACCCTGTTCGATCTGCCAGTCGACGAAGCCACGAAACAGTTTCTCGTCGAACGCCCCGTCGCGAAACGGTGTCACTAGCGCCGGTATCGATCCACTGAACATGAGTCACTCCCTTCACCTCGCCGCGTCACGGGGGCATAAGGCCCCCCATGAACGACCAGCGAGATCGTGCTGCGCCCAATAGGTTTCAGCCCCCCGCCCTGTCCAGCCGCGCCCGCCGTCTTTTTATGCCGGGCCTGCTGCTCCTTTCCACGGCCGCGCTTGCTGCGGTGGTTTCGCAGGACGAGCCGAATCGGCCCGCCCCCGCGCCGCCGGGCTTTGCCGGGTGGAACGAGACGGCATTGCGGCAGGCGACCGCCGACTGGCGGCGGCTGCGCGGCAACGACTCGCTGCCGTTCCAGAGCTATGCGACCTTCCTAACCGCGCATCCCGGCTGGCCCGGCGACACCGCGATGCGCCGCACGGCCGAACGCCGGATCGATCCGAACAATTATACGCCGCGTGACGTCGTCGCCTTCTTCACGCGCACCCCGCCGCTGACTGCCGCCGGACAGGCACGCTATGCCGAGGCGCTGGCGGCGACCGGCCGCACCGGCGAGGCGCGCACCGCCGCGGCGACCGCATGGGGCATGAAGGCGCTGTCGCCCGACGACGAAGGGCGGCTGCTCACCCGCTTCGGCGGGCAGTTCAGCGCGACCGACCATGATCGGCGGATGGAGCGGCTGCTGTGGGATCGGCAGGCGACCAATGCGGCGAAGTTCCTGTCGCTCGCAACGCCATCGCGCCGGCCGATCTACGAGGCGCGCATCGCGTTGATCCGCAACGATCCCGATGTCGCGACGAAGGTGGCGGCGGCAGGCGAAGCCGCCAATCGCGATCCGGGCTTCATCCTCGATCGTGCGCGCTGGATGCGCGACCGGGGTAACACCGCCGATGCGCGCGTCTGGCTGGCGCAATCGCGCAACCTGTCGGGCGTGCCCTATGACGCGGCGATCTGGCTCGACACATTGTTCCAGTTCGGGCGGCAGGCGGCGGCCGACAATCAGAACGATCTGGCCTTCGCGATCGCGCGCCATGCCGAGGAAACCTATCCGTCGGGCACGCAGGTCCGCGATCGTCCGTTCGACGAGCGTGACGACTATACCAATCTGATGTGGCTGGGCGGCACCGTGTCGCTCAAGCGGACTGGCCGCCCCGCCGATGCGATGACGATGTTCGATCGCTATGCCCGCGCCGCGCAGAGCCCGTCGACCCAAACCAAGGGCATGTACTGGGCGGGCCGCGCCGCCGAAGCCGCCGGCAAGTCCGACTGGGCGAACAGCTATTATGGGCAGGCCGCGTCGCATATCGACCAGTTCTACGGCCAGCTGGCCGCCGAACGGCTGGGCCGCCAGTTGGCCATGCCCGCCGAGCCGAACCGCGCCATCGCGCCGACCGAGCGCGCCGCGTTCGAGGCGAGCGAGGTCGTGCGCGCCGCGCGCCTGCTGGGCCGCGACGGGCAGTGGCAGGATCAGACCGCGTTCATCCGCCTGATCGCCAACGACGCCAAGACCGACATCGATCATGCGCTGGCGGGCGAATTGTCCCGATCGATCGGACGGCCCGATCTGGGCGTGATGGTATCGCGCGCGGCGCGGACCAGCGGCACGCCCGATCCGCTGCGCATCGGCTTCCCCACCGTCACAGTTCCGGCGACGATGGAGAGCCACTGGACGATAATCCACGCGATCAGCCGGCAGGAAAGCCAGTTCGACCGGCAGGCGACCAGCCGCACCGGCGCGCGCGGGCTGATGCAGTTGATGCCCGCCACCGCGAAGGAACAGGCGGGCAAGGTCGGCCTGGCCTATGATCCCGCACGGCTGGCCGACGTCGATTATAATGTGATGCTGGGATCGTCCTTCTTCGATCGCATGCTCAATTATTATAATGGCAGCTATGTGCTGGCGATCGCGAGCTACAATGCCGGCCCCGGCAATGTGAACAAGTTCATCCGCGCCAATGGCGATCCGCGCATGCCGGGCGTCGACGTGATCGACTGGATCGAAGCGATCCCGTTCGAAGAGACGCGCGGCTATGTGCAGCGCGTGCTGGAAAATGCGGTGGTTTACGACCTGATGAACCCGGCGCGGGCGCGGATTCCGGCGAAGAACCGGCTGTCGACCTATCTGGCGAAGAAGACGGCGGGCTGAGGCGGCTCCCCCTCCTCCCCACCTCGTCATTGCGAGGAGCCGAAGGCGACGCGGCAATCCAGGCCCGCACTTGAGATGGTCGCGACCTAACTCAAGTGCGGGCCTGGATTGCTTCGCTACGCTCGCAATGACGAGTGGGGAGGTGAGGTGGTGGGGGCGAGCGGGTCGGATCAATCGCAGCCGATCCGGCAGCCCCGCAGTTCATAGCCGGTGATCAGCGGGTTCCAGCCGATGCTCGGTGCCTGCTCCAGCCGGATGCCGGGCACACGCAGCAGGCGATCGAGGAAGATCGCGGCCTCCAGCAGCGCGACGCCCGCGCCGGGGCAGCGGTGCGCGCCGTCGCCGAAGGCCAGCCCGGCCGCCCCGACGCGTGGGGCACGCTCGCGATCGGGGTCGAGCCGGTGTGGGCAGGCGCCCATAGCCTCCGCATCGGCATTGGCGGCGCGGATATCGAGCGCGATCGGCCCCGCTTCGCCCTCGCGCTGGCGGTAGAGCGTGCCGACGACGGGTTCGAGGCGGAGGATTTCTTCGAGGATCGCGAGCCGCCCCGCCTCGTCCACGCTGCGGAAGCGGTCGGCGAGCGGGCGGTTTTCGAGCAGGTGCCACGCCGCCATCGTGATGAACTCACGCGTCGTCACCATCCCCGCTGCGCCATAGGTGAAGCATTCGGTGAGGATCGACCGGTCGCTATAGCCCTCCGCGATCAGGTGCGAGATCACATCCTCGCGCGGGGTCTTCATCCGCGCGCGGATCGCGGGGCGGACGTCGCGGAAGTAGAAGGACCAGAGGCGGAACTGCCCCTGAAAGAAGCTGGCGAACTGCGCGAGCTTGTTGTCCTTCAGCGCCAGATCGGCGTCGAAGAAGCGATCGAGCCGCCGCGCCATGCCATCGCGGTCGCTGTTGGTAAGCCCGACGATATCGGCCGCGACCGCCACGGCCAGGCGCAGGCTCATCCGGTCGAGCGTCGCTTCGCGCTTTGCCCGGAAGCCGCCGATCAGCGCATCGGCCTCCGCCTCGATCAGTTCGCGATAGCGGGTCGTGACGGTGCGCGGCGCGAAGAAACGCGCGGTCGCCGCACGCTGCCTGCGATGCGCGTCGCCCTCCAGAAACAGGATCGGCGCAAAGCGCATGTCGGCATAGCGCCGGATCAGATCGGCCTTGAACCCCGCCTGTGTCGCGCTTTCATCGCGCAGCACGGTGCGCACGCCGGCATGATCGGCGATGCGATCGGCCGTCGCGGTCGGCCCGCCGGCGACCGCGCCGGCCGTCTTGCGGTCATCGCCCTGGCGACCCGCATGAATGGGACAATGTTCGGTCATCGGACAATCTCCACCACATTGGGAGACGACGGACCTTGCCTTCGTCCAGAAAGCCATCTTAGGTCAGTCGAAACGATTGCGTGACATATGATAACTAGTGGATCATAAAACAAGAGTGGCACCGACAAGAAACCAAGAAGGCGATCGTTGGCGTAAGGATGCGCGGGTCATCAAAACCCGCGCGGCGCTGCGATCGGCCCTGATTTCCCTGCTCGCCCGGCATGATTTTCCGGACATTACGGTGGCGATGATCGTGGAGGAGGCGAACGTCGGCTATGCGACGTTTTTCCGCCATTTCCCCGATCAGACCGCGCTGCTGACCGACATTGCCGACGCGACGATCAGCGAGTTCATGACGACGATGATGCCGACCCTGCTGTCGGCCGATCGCGTGCAGGTGACGCGCGCGCTGGTCGATTTCATCGCCGAACGGACCGCCTTGTGTCGCGCGCTGCTGATCGGCGGTGGCGACGTGGTGCGGCGCGACGCAATGGCGCGCGCGATCGCTTATGGATCGAGCGTGCCGGTGATCTTCGATCCGGACATTCCGCTCGATCTGGCGGTGACGCATGCCGTCAACGCGATCTTCAGCACCGTCGCCTGGTGGCTGGGGCCGGGGCGCGGCATGAAGCGCGACACGTTCGCCGAGATGCTCGAACGGCTGGCGATGGCGCCGGTGAGATCGTGAGGCCTTATCTATTGGTCTAATCGCGCGCTCCGGAGGGGCGCGGGTTAGGCAATCGGTAAGCACGTGCCGCCAAGCCGGGCAGCATGTTCGTGAACCGTCTTTTCCGTCGGACGCGGCGTCGCCCCGCATGGCCGCTGATGTCCCTGCTCGGCGCGATCCTGTTCGCGTGGACGTCCGCCGGCCATGCCTGCGGCGTGACGACGCCGACATCGGTGAGCATCGGCCCCTTCTCGCCCTCCGCGATCAAGGCGGGTGTCGTGCCGCTGACGCCGACGCTGGGCGGCTTTTCGTGCACCAATTCGCAGGTTCTGGGCCTGCTGAGCGGCAATTATCTGAAGGCGACCGTCACCGCGGCCTCCACGCTGACGCTGACGTCGGGCGGGAACAGCGTCCCCTACAAGCTCTACGCCGACTCCGCGGGCACCGCCGAACTCAAGCCCGGCGTGATGACCTATTATATCAACGGCGCGCTGCTGAGCCTGTTGTCCACGAACACGACCAACGTGCCCGTCCATTTCAAGCTCTCCAGCGCGGGCTATCCCCCGGCGGGCACCTATACGGGCAGCTTCCAGATCAAGTGGGAATGGTATTTCTGCTCGGTCAACGCACTGGGCATCTGCATCCTCGGCCCGATCGACAGCGGCAACGTGACCGGCACGGTGAACGTCACCCTGACCGTGCAGGCCAATCCGCCGACCGTGACCATCGCGATGGGGGCGGCCACCTGGAACGCCGTCGAAGGAACCAGCAATCCCAAGGCGCTGCCGGGCAGCAAGCGGCGCATGACCGTGACGGTCAACAATCCGGATATCGTCGCGGTGGATGCCAACGTCCTCCAGATCACCGTGCCGACCCCGCCCAAGATGACGATCGCGCTCGACGGCGACGGCACCGGCGGCAATGTCGTGCGGACGACCGACGGCAATCCGGCATCCGGCCTG is drawn from Sphingomonas crocodyli and contains these coding sequences:
- a CDS encoding DUF2062 domain-containing protein, with the protein product MFARIGGWWRKHAPTRESLEEVRWLRPFAHRVLEPALWRFTRRSVPRGVALGLIVGIFLMIPGLQIIGACLLALPCRANVPIAVAGTFLSNPATTPFILYLSLIVGNHFIHSTADVGTVMVMIEQGASIGEWLGWLASSAAPALVLGLFVISVVCAAVGYLAAAFFWRWWIAHKWTLRTRQRIEAAHQRAHPDHYDEHGHHRG
- the smpB gene encoding SsrA-binding protein SmpB, which produces MARPHPPEFEKTKIVAENRRARYEYFLEEFFEAGIALTGTEVKSLRFGEGSIAESYAEVKDGEVWLVNANVPEFSHGNRFNHEPKRPRKLLLRERQIEKMRNAVTREGMTLIPLMVYFNGRGRAKVELALAKGKKLHDKRDTEKQRDWKREQQRLLRDRG
- the dapA gene encoding 4-hydroxy-tetrahydrodipicolinate synthase, with the translated sequence MFSGSIPALVTPFRDGAFDEKLFRGFVDWQIEQGSSALVPCGTTGESATMSIEEHNHVVRVCIDQAKGRVPVIAGCGSNDTMVALEHMNHAKAAGAAAALVVLPYYNRPNQDGILAHYRYLAANNDLPIVVYNVPARTVTDILPETLGKLAELPTIIGIKDASGKVERVSAQRASCGPDFCQLSGNDDMALGFMAMGGKGCISVTANVAPKLTADFQAACAEGRWADALALQDRLFPLHAALFTDASPGPIKYALTRVYPDFPNELRMPMTWPSEASRKAVDAALAHAGLV
- a CDS encoding lytic transglycosylase domain-containing protein, with translation MNDQRDRAAPNRFQPPALSSRARRLFMPGLLLLSTAALAAVVSQDEPNRPAPAPPGFAGWNETALRQATADWRRLRGNDSLPFQSYATFLTAHPGWPGDTAMRRTAERRIDPNNYTPRDVVAFFTRTPPLTAAGQARYAEALAATGRTGEARTAAATAWGMKALSPDDEGRLLTRFGGQFSATDHDRRMERLLWDRQATNAAKFLSLATPSRRPIYEARIALIRNDPDVATKVAAAGEAANRDPGFILDRARWMRDRGNTADARVWLAQSRNLSGVPYDAAIWLDTLFQFGRQAAADNQNDLAFAIARHAEETYPSGTQVRDRPFDERDDYTNLMWLGGTVSLKRTGRPADAMTMFDRYARAAQSPSTQTKGMYWAGRAAEAAGKSDWANSYYGQAASHIDQFYGQLAAERLGRQLAMPAEPNRAIAPTERAAFEASEVVRAARLLGRDGQWQDQTAFIRLIANDAKTDIDHALAGELSRSIGRPDLGVMVSRAARTSGTPDPLRIGFPTVTVPATMESHWTIIHAISRQESQFDRQATSRTGARGLMQLMPATAKEQAGKVGLAYDPARLADVDYNVMLGSSFFDRMLNYYNGSYVLAIASYNAGPGNVNKFIRANGDPRMPGVDVIDWIEAIPFEETRGYVQRVLENAVVYDLMNPARARIPAKNRLSTYLAKKTAG
- a CDS encoding cytochrome P450 is translated as MTEHCPIHAGRQGDDRKTAGAVAGGPTATADRIADHAGVRTVLRDESATQAGFKADLIRRYADMRFAPILFLEGDAHRRQRAATARFFAPRTVTTRYRELIEAEADALIGGFRAKREATLDRMSLRLAVAVAADIVGLTNSDRDGMARRLDRFFDADLALKDNKLAQFASFFQGQFRLWSFYFRDVRPAIRARMKTPREDVISHLIAEGYSDRSILTECFTYGAAGMVTTREFITMAAWHLLENRPLADRFRSVDEAGRLAILEEILRLEPVVGTLYRQREGEAGPIALDIRAANADAEAMGACPHRLDPDRERAPRVGAAGLAFGDGAHRCPGAGVALLEAAIFLDRLLRVPGIRLEQAPSIGWNPLITGYELRGCRIGCD
- a CDS encoding TetR/AcrR family transcriptional regulator, producing MAPTRNQEGDRWRKDARVIKTRAALRSALISLLARHDFPDITVAMIVEEANVGYATFFRHFPDQTALLTDIADATISEFMTTMMPTLLSADRVQVTRALVDFIAERTALCRALLIGGGDVVRRDAMARAIAYGSSVPVIFDPDIPLDLAVTHAVNAIFSTVAWWLGPGRGMKRDTFAEMLERLAMAPVRS
- a CDS encoding spore coat protein U domain-containing protein → MSLLGAILFAWTSAGHACGVTTPTSVSIGPFSPSAIKAGVVPLTPTLGGFSCTNSQVLGLLSGNYLKATVTAASTLTLTSGGNSVPYKLYADSAGTAELKPGVMTYYINGALLSLLSTNTTNVPVHFKLSSAGYPPAGTYTGSFQIKWEWYFCSVNALGICILGPIDSGNVTGTVNVTLTVQANPPTVTIAMGAATWNAVEGTSNPKALPGSKRRMTVTVNNPDIVAVDANVLQITVPTPPKMTIALDGDGTGGNVVRTTDGNPASGLTLSYVASNNGSDNVEFSSDGGTNFTAAPVAGDAVSQAAITHVKFRPQGSMAAGSSYTISIPYSVN